DNA sequence from the Vicia villosa cultivar HV-30 ecotype Madison, WI linkage group LG3, Vvil1.0, whole genome shotgun sequence genome:
AAGCTTAAACTTTTAAGCTCTTGGTTGGCAAGAGAGTCGTCAGATTGGAACACTATATGAGCTGCTTGTAATTCCTCGAGAATTGGACATCTAGCCATAACCAACAGAAAAGCTCGAACAGACAGAAATGTACAACTCTCGAAATGAAGGATTTTTAATGACGGTAATCTAATGGAAGAAAAGTCATTCACAGTGAATCCATTCAAATTGAGAACAACGAGGGTCTTGCAAGTGATAATGCTAGCGGGCAATTTGGGCATATCAACCCTAGTAGCCACATCAAGATGAAGGTGTTCTACTCCATTTTGTACAACATGGTCAACCCATTTGGCGACATGGGGAATGCCAATGTAGCCAAAATGAAAACCACCGTATCTAATTCCGAGGCGAAAGCTTTTGATTGAAGTACGTGAGAGCAATACAGAGTACAACGACTTGTTAAAGCGAAAATAGGCTTCTAGGTCATCAACCTCAATGTTGGTGAATTCAATTGAAAGAACTGAGCACCATAGATGTATCCACCTCTTTGAAAGGACGCTAGTAGCAACAGCTTGTTTGGTTGAGAGAAATGAGAGAATATGACATAGGACAGTTTCCGGCAAACCATTGATCCCAGTATCATCTACATTTGGTGGcatttttttcaaagaaaacttgaATTTTCTGCATAACATCAAACAACAGTAAAAAGCTAAGTTTCAGCCAAAGGAATAACACTTATACACCAAATTTTGTGTGGCAAAAATTTCTGCAAAAACACCACAACTGAAAGTAGCAGCATAACTAGTCATGTTATTGTAGCAAAATAGAACGTCGAATTCATGAGATGATGATGATAGCAGAATGGAATGATAAAGAAGAAGTTATACTCACTTGACCAGGTTAAACAAGGATGTTAGTATCTTCCAAGTATCCAACTGCAATCTTTGTAGTGGTTCCTCTTTCAGAAACCCTAATCCTCTTTCTTGAGGTTTGATTggtaagaaagaagagagattaAGCTAAGAGGGAAATATGTGACAAGTGAAATACTTAAATTTGACAGAGTGAATAGGCTCAGCCTATTCACACCCCTATTTAGAGTATTTAAAGTTTATTTCTAGTTCTTTTCGGTTATAACCTGcaccaatatttttttttttctttttattatggtccaattgctttttttttttcttttcattatgGTCGAGTTGCACATTTGACCGTCTATTGTCTCTTATAATCCCTTGAgataaatgattttattttttattaatattataaattattaaaataataataatcatttatGGCAATAGATTTTTTTGTTAGGATTCATCAATTACTTTATTCAAAATTTTATCTTCTCTGTTAACCATTATCAATTTCTTCTAGAGTTTTCTACACCACTCAATATTtatcaagttttaaaaaaaacagatttttttactattattttctttttgataAGTAGTGTGTTGATGTTAGTTGGGAATTTTGACGATTAAGTGTTAAGTTGAAATAAAGCTATTTCGAAGAGAAGTTCAAGATTAACTTATGAAAATTGTTCGAATACAAAGCTTATGATTGATTTTATCTTGCTAAGCATTGACAAAGGAGATATTCTCGAAGAGCAGATGAAACTTAGAATATTTGGGAGTTTTGAAAGAGATTGTCTCGACGGTCATGTTGGTTGGTTTGGCGCCTCGAAAGGAAGAAGAGTCAAATTCAAACGATCGGATGCGTGGAAGCCATAGAATTTGAGAAGCATGCAAACAATAAACGTGGCATTCCGTTGGAAAAGACCGTTATGGTCAAATTAGTATAAATTAGAATCTTAGCGTTAGATTTTAGTATGTTCATTTCTGTACAAACACTCAATGATACTCGAAGTACCAAAGTTATCAGAGAAAAGAGTTTCTGAGAATGTACGTATGATTCACCACATTTTACTTCAATTACGAGTTTTGTTATCTTTATCAAAGTCTTTtagatttcttttattttctaataaaagTCTTTTACTTTCCtgtctttatttctttttaaggCGTTGcctttatttaaaaattagtCATAACAATCGAAGGAATGCGTATTAGAAAGACATCAAAACACCAAAACTAAACACATgttctaggatcaatctagtcgatcctgtgagtAGCCTAAAAACATTTATTTTGGAATACTAGGATTTAATGTATCCAGG
Encoded proteins:
- the LOC131660628 gene encoding FBD-associated F-box protein At3g52670-like is translated as MPPNVDDTGINGLPETVLCHILSFLSTKQAVATSVLSKRWIHLWCSVLSIEFTNIEVDDLEAYFRFNKSLYSVLLSRTSIKSFRLGIRYGGFHFGYIGIPHVAKWVDHVVQNGVEHLHLDVATRVDMPKLPASIITCKTLVVLNLNGFTVNDFSSIRLPSLKILHFESCTFLSVRAFLLVMARCPILEELQAAHIVFQSDDSLANQELKSLSFSKLIRVDMICCYCHFPLTALYNVESLRIEIDKMYRPHDEIPTFHNLTNLKLLSLNCNWPLLIQMLNHCPKLQKLDLSEANVDGDRDGVQENWVDPECVPECLSLSLRSCTLLEFFGRESELLMAKYILKNASLLQTMTITGPQHRDYLLSQGPQLHVNSEYIERELSSFPRASATCQLSFY